The DNA region AGAAGGTAATTTGCTTAAAATTATACAAGGTGATACTAGCCTTTGTTCAATCGTTAAAAACAATTAAGGAGAAAAGTATGAGTAAAAGAATAGAAGAAGTAGCAGCAAAAGCTTTAGAAAAAATGGATAATGATAGATACCGTCTTTCTTTAGTGGTGGCTAAAAGATCAGAACAATTAGCTAATGGAGCAGCACCTTTAGTAGATTTAGATAAAAATAAAAATAAACTCGCAGACATAGCTTTATATGAGATTGCAGAGGATAAAATTACTTTAGAGGGTTTAGTTGAAAACAGTCGATGAAGAATTATTGCTTGAGCAATTAATCGATAATGTAAAAAAATGTAAAGATTTAGATCTTGCTAGAAATTTGCTTTTTGAAATTTGTGGTCATGATAGTATGCTTGAAAAAGCAGTAGATTGCTGTATATTGTATCATAAAGGACAATTTAGAAAAAGTGGGGAACCTTATGCTGTTCATCCTATTTTAGTAGCTACTCTTGTTGGATTTTTAAGTGAAAATAAAAGTATTATTTTAGCAGCTTTATTGCATGATGTGATTGAAGATACAGATTGTACTGAAGATGAGCTTAAAGAGCAGTTTGGATTTGAAGTTTTAAAACTTGTTTTAGGTCTTACTAAAATCATTGAAATTCGAGAAGATAATTTAATCTCATCAAAATCAACAAAAGGTTTAGCTAAGTCAGCTTTAACTTTTAGAAATATGCTTTTAGCGAGTATTGAAGATGTGGGTGTGTTGATTGTAAAATTGTGTGATAGATTGCACAATATGCTTACTTTAGATGTTTTAAGAGAAGATAAACAAAAAAGAATAAGTGAAGAAACTTTAGTCGTATATGCTCCAATAGCCCATAGACTTGGTATTTCAAGTATAAAAAATTATTTAGAAGATCTTAGTTTTAAATACCTTATGCCAGATGAATATAAACTTATAGATAATTATATTAATTCAAATAATCAAGAAATGCAATTAGGTTTAAATGAATTTATTTCTAAAGTAGAACTTTTGTTTTTAAGTAATGGTTTTAGGCAAGGTAGTTTTGAAATTCAAAAACGTATTAAACATAGTTATTCTATATATCTTAAAATGCAAAGAAAAGGCATAGGTATTGAAGAAGTGCTTGATTTATTAGGGGTTAGAATTTTAGTTGAGAAAATAAGTGATTGTTATTTGGCTTTGGGAATTTTGCATACTAATTTTAATCCTTTGGTTTCACGCTTTAAAGATTATATAGCTTTGCCAAAACAAAATGGATATCAAACTATACATACTACCCTTTTTGATGCTAAAAGTATCATAGAGGCCCAAATTAGAACTTTTAATATGCATAAAATTGCTGAATTTGGTATAGCTGCACATTGGAAATATAAAGAAGAAGGCAGTGTTGTTGCACCTCGTCTTGATTGGCTTACAGATATTTCTATGCAAAGTGTTAATAATCTTGAAAATGCTGAGGATTATAATGCTATTGAACTTTATGAATATGCTAAAGATAGCCTTTATGTTGAAGATATTGCGGTTTATTCTCCTAAAGGGGAAATTTTTACCTTACCTAGAGGGGCTACTGTTCTTGATTTTGCTTATGAGGTACATACTAAAGTAGGACTTCATGCTAAAAGTGCTTATGTTAATCGTATTAAGGTGCCTCTTTTAACTGAGCTTAAAAATGGCGATATAGTACGTGTTGTTACTGCTAATGATAAATTTTATCGCTGTTCTTGGATAGATAGTGTTAAAACAGGAAAAGCTAAAGCAAGTATAAGAGAATTTTGTAAGCAAAAAATTAGAGAAATTAATTTAGCAAGTTCTATGAATATATTAAGTTTTATTTTTGGGGTGGATAAAAATAAAATTGAGCAATGGATAGAAAAAGAAAATTTAGGCAGACGTATTAGACAAGTAGCAACTGATAGTGCTTATTTAAAAGATATGGTTAAAATTCTTAAAAAATATGCCAAAAAATCATATTGGTTTGATAAATATGAGATT from Campylobacter hepaticus includes:
- a CDS encoding DNA-directed RNA polymerase subunit omega; the protein is MSKRIEEVAAKALEKMDNDRYRLSLVVAKRSEQLANGAAPLVDLDKNKNKLADIALYEIAEDKITLEGLVENSR
- a CDS encoding RelA/SpoT family protein, which codes for MKTVDEELLLEQLIDNVKKCKDLDLARNLLFEICGHDSMLEKAVDCCILYHKGQFRKSGEPYAVHPILVATLVGFLSENKSIILAALLHDVIEDTDCTEDELKEQFGFEVLKLVLGLTKIIEIREDNLISSKSTKGLAKSALTFRNMLLASIEDVGVLIVKLCDRLHNMLTLDVLREDKQKRISEETLVVYAPIAHRLGISSIKNYLEDLSFKYLMPDEYKLIDNYINSNNQEMQLGLNEFISKVELLFLSNGFRQGSFEIQKRIKHSYSIYLKMQRKGIGIEEVLDLLGVRILVEKISDCYLALGILHTNFNPLVSRFKDYIALPKQNGYQTIHTTLFDAKSIIEAQIRTFNMHKIAEFGIAAHWKYKEEGSVVAPRLDWLTDISMQSVNNLENAEDYNAIELYEYAKDSLYVEDIAVYSPKGEIFTLPRGATVLDFAYEVHTKVGLHAKSAYVNRIKVPLLTELKNGDIVRVVTANDKFYRCSWIDSVKTGKAKASIREFCKQKIREINLASSMNILSFIFGVDKNKIEQWIEKENLGRRIRQVATDSAYLKDMVKILKKYAKKSYWFDKYEIKEQKIGNFTLYSNHKIANVDFDFCCHPKRGDAMLAFVKGGNVVVHHKLCDRADKMIDNNQDMVFIKWDSNIPKSYKLIFSLENKKGVLAEFLAFLAKMQINLLTINVSSDLNSAVDYFEITMEIPDNINPDSVKDRLKSRCKILDFTSLNDAYKEG